Proteins encoded together in one Lathyrus oleraceus cultivar Zhongwan6 chromosome 5, CAAS_Psat_ZW6_1.0, whole genome shotgun sequence window:
- the LOC127079227 gene encoding uncharacterized protein LOC127079227 — protein sequence MYPSLEVEQHSEKNNDSSCSEKDMAAEGLCSPGQTVSGMGKFVASKTANASHTEKYDDANDTQKGRFMVELMSARKTKKTAGIGPSKSWSKVEVKKRKVREDFESEKDVEEDVPDISPVKKTTVRKSPVKVVVVHLDNISLYLEDGASKWKFVIQRRVVMERELGKDAAEIKEVMDLIKAAGLLKTAAGFSQCYEGLVKEFIINISEDIADKNSKEFRKVFVRGKCITFSPTVINNFLGRKVKGAGELEATDNEVCRENTARQVKGWPIKKHIPVGKLTVKYAILHKIGGANWVPTNHIFIIDNTLGRFIFVVGTKMNFDYGKHASTNAVKLPITFPSMICGIILNQHPGILSSNDLPSRRKPALSVHYKLFEDSHVEDIVMTSAMKNPASKVGTIVELKETCKELGEGIRELLAGIS from the exons atgtacccctctcTTGAGGTTGAACAACATAGTGAGAAGAATAACGATTCCTCCTGTTCTGAGAAGGACATGgctgctgaaggtttgtgctctcCAGGGCAAACTGTGTCTGGTATGGGAAAATTTGTGGCATCTAAAACTGCCAATGCTTCCCACACTGAGAAGTATGATGATGCAAACGat ACTCAAAAAGGAAGATTTATGGTTGAACTTATGTCAGCTAGAAAAACTAAGAAGACTGCTGGTATTggtccctccaaatcttggagcaaggttgaagtgaagaagaggaaggttagAGAAGATTTTGAATCTGAAAaggatgttgaggaagatgtccctgacatctctcctgtGAAGAAAACCACTGTGAGGAAGTCTCCTGTGAAAGTTGTTGTTGTGCATTTGGATAATATCTCTTTGTATCTTGAGGATGGAGCTTCCAAatggaaatttgtgattcaaagaaGGGTGGTTATGGAAAGGGAGTTAGGAAAGGATGCTGCTGAAAtcaaggaggtcatggacctgataaAGGCTGCTGGGTTGTTGAAGACTGCGGCTGGGTTCTCTCAGTGCTATGAGGGTTTAGTTAAGGAATTCATTATCAACATTTCTGAGGATATTGCTGATAAGAACAGCAAGGAATTTCGCAAAGTGTTTGTGAGAGGTAAGTGTATCACATTCTCTCCCACTGTTATTAACAATTTTCTGGGAAGAAAAGTTAAGGGTGCAGGTGAATTGGaagctacagacaatgaggtctgtagagaAAATACAGCTAGGCAGGTGAAAGGGTGGCCTATTAAAAAGCATATTCCTGTTGGGAAGTTGACTGTCAAGTATGCtatattgcataaaataggagGTGCAAATTGGGTTCCTACCAACCATATTTTCATAATTGATAATACCCTTGGAAGGTTTATCTTTGTTGTTGGAACCAAAATGAATTTTGACTATGGCAAGCATGCATCTACTAATGCAGTTAAGCTGCCTATTACCTTTCCCTctatgatttgtgggattatcctgaaTCAACACCCTGGTATTCTGAGTTCTAATGATTtacctagtagaagaaaacctgctcTATCTGTGCACTATAAACTGTTTGAAGACAGTCATGTCGAagatattgtcatgacatctgccatgAAAAATCCAGCCTCAAAAGTTGGAACTATTGTTGAGCTTAAAGAGACTTGTAAAGAGCTGGgtgaagggataagg GAATTATTAGCTGGTATATCTTAA
- the LOC127079228 gene encoding uncharacterized protein LOC127079228 encodes MLEDDETVMLTAKCSAIIQSNMPHKLKDPGSFSIPCVIGKFIIDRTLCDLGASVSLMPLSTCEKLNLGELRPTKMSLQLADRSVKFPVGMLANIPVHIGKFYVPTDFVIMDIKQDSHIPIILGRPFLATAGAIIDVKKGRPTFEVGEEKVEFLLAKFLQAPAIDDLCCLLDVIDECVKEMEKEPFKYTEVLKIPTPLIFEDDNWHEPYVDDNLRECLTLTPNPIPCPKKPSLELKTLPKDLRYEFLDTELERPVIVNANLGQIEIKKLLHILRKHSTVIGYNISDLKGINPSICMHHIILDEDCKTSR; translated from the coding sequence ATGCTTGAGGATGATGAAACCGTTATGCTTACTGCAAAATGCAGCGCTATCATTCAAAGTAACATGCCTCATAAACTGAAAGACCCTGGTAGCTTTTCCATACCATGTGTAATCGGAAAGTTTATCATAGACAGAActctatgcgatttaggagcAAGTGTTAGTTTAATGCCCTTATCCACATGCGAAAAACTCAATttgggagaattaagaccaacaAAGATGTCTCTACAACTAGCTGACCGTTCCGTTAAATTTCCCGTAGGTATGCTAGCGAACATTCCCGTTCATATAGGAAAGTTCTATGTTCCTACCGACTTTGTGATAATGGATATAAAGCAGGATTCCCACATCCCTATTATTCTAGGAAGACCCTTTTTAGCCACAGCCGGAGCCATCATAGATGTGAAGAAAGGAAGGCCTACATTCGAAGTCGGAGAAGAAAAAGTTGAATTTCTCTTAGCTAAATTCCTACAAGCACCAGCTATAGATGACTTATGTTGTCTCTTAGACGTCATAGACGAATGTGTGAAAGAAATGGAAAAGGAACCATTTAAGTATACTGAAGTACTAAAGATTCCAACACCTCTTATATTCGAAGATGATAATTGGCATGAGCCATACGTAGATGACAATCTGAGAGAATGTCTAACACTAACCCCAAATCCAATACCATGCCCCAAGAAACCTTCATTAGAACTTAAAACACTACCCAAAGATCTAAGGTATGAATTCCTAGATACCGAGCTTGAAAGACCAGTTATAGTCAACGCTAACTTAGGACAGATAGAAATAAAAAAATTACTCCATATCTTAAGAAAACATTCAACAGTCATAGGCTATAACATCTCCGACCTAAAGGGAATAAACCCCTCTATATGTATGCATCACATTATACTAGACGAggactgtaaaacctctagatAG